The Malassezia japonica chromosome 8, complete sequence genome includes a window with the following:
- a CDS encoding uncharacterized protein (EggNog:ENOG503P4QX; COG:S) produces MAFRMNARRFAAVLARRPALRVPRVAVAMPRMAVPVQTYATERDPSVSLKDPVEDESQRHLELGTLALEMGDLEKAIAEYQKSIEVQENASAYYNIGVCKYQEQDLEGAISAWKEALRLSPDSPDAHTNLASAYVMSKPSRPDLAIEHLQTAASQTPDDAEIQFNLGAVLEACEQLEGAVEAYKKASLGGIERAEQNVRNCTAKLMAARLEVERKKKAGELPEEITEPK; encoded by the exons ATGGCCTTTCGCATGAatgcgcgccgctttgCGGCTGttcttgcgcgccgccccgcaCTGCGTGTGCCGCGTGTCGCTGTAGCGATGCCGCGTATGGCGGTGCCTGTGCAGA CCTACGCCACGGAACGCGACCCGTCGGTCTCGCTCAAGGACCCCGTCGAAGACGAGTCGCAGCGTCACCTGGAGCTCGGtacgctggcgctcgagatgGGTGACCTCGAAAAGGCGATTGCCGAGTACCAGAAGAGCATCGAAGTGCAGGAGAATGCATCGGCGTACTACAACATTGGCGTGTGCAAGTACCAAGAGC AGGACCTCGAAGGCGCGATCAGCGCATggaaagaggcgctgcgtctgTCGCCCGACAGCCCTGACGCGCACACGAATCTCGCATCGGCCTATGTGATGTCGAAGCCGAGCCGCCCCGACCTTGCGATCGAGCACCTGCA AACCGCTGCATCGCAGACGCCCGACGATGCCGAGATCCAGTTCaacctcggcgcggtgctggAAGCGT gcgagcagctcgagggcgCTGTAGAGGCGTACAAGaaggcgtcgctcggcggtaTCGAG CGTGCCGAACAAAACGTGCGCAACTGCACCGCGAAGCTCatggccgcgcgcctcgaggtggAGCGTAAGAAGAAAGCGGGCGAGCTGCCGGAGGAGATTACCGAGCCTAAGTAG
- a CDS encoding ribonuclease Z (COG:H; EggNog:ENOG503NZP3) — MADEREVSPREWDLGEILAPVAKGTTRVPFALVLLNTPIPRDHWRAFLRLWRHASFRVCADGGANRLLDSVGTGAWSGSSDLPLPNQICGDLDSLREDVRDFFAQRGVPVVHKPSQYATDLQKSVQTVEDEEAKHDAPAYPLVIFGGMSGRLDQTMHTLHVLWQLAPGAKVETMIMEPGEEGKPQPRGSTLHKRARTIVVSDESITCIIPPGETYMYVDRNVLGKTCGVLPLGSGPSGAHIYTKGLEWNLNGEASSIAGFFSTSNQLASTTEGDSAKIWIKTDAPIYWTVELKKDQYC, encoded by the exons ATGGCGGACGAGCGAGAAGTGTCCCCACGGGAGTGggacctcggcgagatcCTGGCCCCGGTGGCCAAGGGAACAACGAGGGTTCCGTTTGCTCTGGTCCTGCTAAACACGCCAATTCCTCGGGACCACTGGCGCGCATTCCTTCGGCTATGGCGGCACGCAAGCTTCCGCGTGTGCGCTGATGGTGGCGCGAACCGCCTGCTGGACTCGGTCGGGACAGGGGCGTGGTCGGGATCGTCGGATCTGCCGCTGCCCAACCAGATCTGCGGCGATCTGGACTCGCTGCGCGAAGATGTCCGCGATTTCTTCGCACAACGG GGCGTGCCAGTCGTGCACAAGCCGTCGCAGTATGCAACCGACCTCCAAAAGTCTGTCCAAACCGTGGAGGACGAAGAAGCGAAGCATGATGCACCCGCGTACCCACTCGTTATTTTTGGCGGCATGAGCGGGCGCTTGGACCAGACGATGCATACCCTGCACGTGTTGTGGCAGCTCGCACCGGGCGCCAAGGTCGAGACAATGATTATGGAGCCGGGTGAGGAGGGGAAGCCGCAGCCCCGTGGGTCGACCCTGCacaagcgcgcgcgcacgatTGTCGTCTCGGATGAGAGCATAACGTGCATCATCCCGCCG GGCGAGACGTACATGTACGTTGACCGCAacgtgctcggcaagaCGTGCGGTGTGCTTCCGCTCGGTTCGGGCCCGAGTGGAGCTCATATCTATACAAAGGGGCTCGAGTGGAACCTAA ACGGCGAAGCATCGTCGATCGCCGGCTTTTTCTCTACGAGCAACCAATTAGCCTCGACGACCGAGGGCGACAGCGCCAAGATCTGGATCAAGACAGATGCGCCGATCTACTGGACAGTCGAACTAAAGAAGGACCAGTACTGCTAA
- a CDS encoding uncharacterized protein (EggNog:ENOG503NVKQ; BUSCO:EOG09261OIF; COG:E; MEROPS:MER0026494), protein MSENQAKFVEYIQKNQEQLVDTLAEAVAIPSVSGDASYRPEVVKMGKWLQEQFNEVGAETSMHELGKQTLDGKEIDLPPVLVGNYGTDANKKTVLVYGHYDVQPALKSDGWDTEPFKLVHDKASGRLYGRGSTDDKGPILGWLYVLKAHKALGLELPVNLKFCFEGMEESGSVGLDAFVEKEAGNLFKGVDAVCISDNYWLGTEKPCVTHGLRGIAYFKLEIKGPARDLHSGVFGGMVHEPMTDLIQIMSSLVTPEGKILIPGISEQVRALTDEERKVYDVMDFSISDVDNATGSSTTISNAKPEVLMARMRNPSLSLHGIEGAFAEPGSKTVIPAKVVGKFSIRLVPDMQPQKVVEAVEKYVDEQFKKLKSKNTMKLMPDHPGKPWLADPNHWNYEAAFSATEKIYGVRPDLTREGGSIPITLTFADALQKNVLLLPMGRSDDGAHSTNEKLDLSNYIKGTELLGTYLYEVAAAAA, encoded by the coding sequence ATGAGCGAGAACCAGGCCAAGTTTGTTGAGTATATCCAGAAGAACCAGGAGCAGCTGGTCGACACCCTCGCGGAGGCCGTTGCCATCCCCAGTGTGTCGGGTGATGCCTCGTACCGCCCCGAGGTGGTCAAGATGGGCAAGTGGCTCCAGGAGCAGTTCAACGAggtcggcgccgagacCTCGATGCACGAGCTTGGCAagcagacgctcgacggcaaAGAGATTGACCTCCCTCCCGTGCTTGTCGGAAACTACGGCACGGACGCCAACAAGAAGACTGTGCTTGTGTACGGCCACTACGACGTGCAGCCCGCGCTGAAGTCGGACGGCTGGGACACGGAGCCCTTCAAGCTCGTGCACGACAAGGCCTCGGGCCGTCTCTACGGCCGTGGCTCCACCGACGACAAGGGCCCGATCCTCGGCTGGCTCTACGTGCTGAAGGCGCACAaagcgctcggccttgagCTCCCTGTGAACCTCAAGTTCTGCTTCGAGGGTATGGAGGAGAGCGGCTCGGTCGGTCTCGATGCGTTTGTCGAGAAGGAGGCTGGCAACCTGTTCAAGGGTGTGGACGCCGTATGCATTTCGGACAACTACTGGCTCGGCACCGAGAAGCCCTGTGTGACGCACGGTCTGCGTGGCATTGCCTACTTCAAGCTGGAGATCAAGGGCCccgcgcgcgacctgcaCAGTGGTGTGTTTGGTGGTATGGTCCACGAGCCGATGACCGACCTGATCCAGATCATGTCGTCGCTCGTCACCCCCGAGGGCAAGATCCTGATCCCCGGCATCAgcgagcaggtgcgcgctcttaccgacgaggagcgcaaggtcTACGACGTGATGGACTTTAGCATCTCGGACGTCGACAACGCGACTGGCAGCTCGACCACCATCTCGAACGCCAAGCCCGAGGTGCTTAtggcgcgcatgcgcaacccctcgctctcgctccACGGTATCGAGGGTGCATTTGCCGAGCCCGGCTCCAAGACCGTCATCCCCGCTAAGGTCGTCGGCAAGTTCTCGATCCGCCTTGTGCCCGACATGCAGCCGCAGaaggtcgtcgaggccgtggagaagtacgtcgacgagcagtTCAAGAAGCTCAAGTCGAAGAACACCATGAAGCTCATGCCCGACCACCCTGGCAAGCCGTGGCTCGCGGATCCCAACCACTGGAACTACGAGGCGGCGTTCAGCGCCACGGAGAAGATCTACGGTGTCCGCCCCGACCTGACCCGCGAGGGCGGCTCGATCCCGATCACGCTCACCTTTGCCGACGCCCTGCAGAAGAACGTTCTCCTGCTCCCCATGGGCCGCTCGGACGACGGTGCGCACTCGACGAACGAGAAGCTCGACCTGTCGAACTACATCAAGGgcaccgagctgctcggtACCTACCTCTACGAGGTCGCTGCGGCTGCCGCCTAA
- a CDS encoding uncharacterized protein (TransMembrane:5 (o207-226i233-250o270-289i310-332o338-355i); COG:F; COG:I; EggNog:ENOG503P5Y9) has translation MAKVESREGVLEPLPLQESVQPTPSSKCDKSESRTLKRWQSAFGSYAQKHSTLDKKEVASPPPLPIVPPPAEDLCMETVPRRKTSRIGLLKEYMRPAMRRHRSESHGIGGMKENVEHDAPPKPWIEVPSPTYLPLPDRRHARSRPHFVPYDRGAPLDVPQDIDLLEEVATPSVPHTLVKRLASPLALSSQGTETEWNTGTDPWGPTWSLITLSPVLALTVYVAVILQRRETTYINVLIGQIMCEVLNGKLKRRIQQKRPTDILGTGFGMPSSHSQFCGFFCAFWILHLLCHGPKKGTYARTLCMRQADRAVMMALVLALGVLTCYSRHYLLYHTAEQIFVGSSLGVAIGILYYMATERWPRTLPASSQLGRFRAFLYTNPVSRALRLRDSWSVWSDGSEEHTYDRFLDSISAAADPTARAPAFQGSNNAHLKMMLAALQEADHCEAVTTAFSVGCVIAAASASLEQPTEPLAGVDVLEPHALFTGFSRELPGNTHAEECALEKLVRYCGRTPEMRSSQAVAQAAGNAPLELIMYTTMEPCSERLSGNAPCVDRILRFNDKPPVTTAAWLAKAAQAALPGHGTSSLEHADRTLRPLRIQLVVQGVREPEDFVQCQGQRKLRDADIHVTSAAPKGAPGALGLSVPNLSSVSLRVRSGSATEWLEDVCLRMAKKGHESS, from the exons ATGGCCAAGGTAGAGAGCAGAGagggcgtgctcgagccgctgcccCTGCAAGAGAGCGTGCAGCCGACGCCTTCCTCGAAATGCGACAagagcgagtcgcgcacgctcaaGCGGTGGCAAAGTGCATTCGGGTCCTATGCTCAAAAGCACAGCACGCTGGACAAGAAGGAGGtggcctcgccgccgccgctgcccaTTGTCCCACCGCCAGCGGAGGACTTGTGCATGGAGACCGTGCCTCGTCGCAAGACGTCACGCATCGGCCTCCTCAAAGAGTACATGCGCCCGGCCATGCGCCGGCACCGCTCCGAGTCCCACGGCATTGGGGGCATGAAGGAGAATGTCGAGCATgatgcgccgcccaagCCGTGGATCGAAGTTCCGTCGCCCACGTACCTTCCGTTGCCAGACCGTCGCCACGCGCGTAGTCGGCCCCACTTTGTTCCCTAcgatcgcggcgcgccgctcgacgttCCGCAGGACATTGACCTGCTGGAAGAGGTCGCGACACCCAGCGTGCCCCATACACTCGTCAAACGCCTCGCCTCGCCGTTGGCCCTCTCCTCGCAGGGCACCGAGACAGAGTGGA ACACTGGAACCGACCCGTGGGGTCCGACGTGGTCGCTCATCACGCTCTCACCTGTGCTGGCGCTGACCGTGTACGTCGCTGTGAttctgcagcgccgcgagacgACCTACATCAACGTACTCATCGGCCAGATTATGTGCGAGGTGCTGAATGGCAAGCTCAAGCGCCGTATCCAGCAGAAGCGGCCGACGGATATACTCGGCACGGGCTTCGGCATGCCGTCGTCGCACTCTCAGTTCTGTGGCTTCTTTTGTGCGTTTTGGATCCTGCACTTGCTGTGCCACGGGCCCAAAAAAGGGACGTACGCGCGTACGCTCTGTATGCGTCAGGCGGACCGTGCGGTGATGATGGCACtggtgctcgcgctgggTGTGCTTACCTGCTACTcgcg CCACTATCTTTTGTACCACACTGCGGAGCAGATCTTTGTTGGCTCGTCGCTGGGTGTCGCCATCGGCATTCTCTACTATATGGCAACCGAGCGCTGGCCGCGCACTCTTCCGGCCAGCTCGCAGCTCGGCCGCTTCCGTGCTTTCCTATATACGAACCCAGtgagccgcgcgctgcgtctgcgcGACAGCTGGTCGGTGTGGAGCGATGGGAGCGAGGAACACACGTACGACCGCTTCTTAGACAGCATCTCGGCGGCAGCGGACcccacggcgcgcgccccgGCGTTCCAGGGGTCGAACAATGCTCACCTCAAGATGATGCTCGCCGCTCTTCAAGAGGCCGACCACTGCGAAGCGGTCACGACCGCCTTCTCGGTCGGATGTGTAATCGCTgcggccagcgcgagcCTCGAACAGCCGACCGAGCCGCTGGCaggcgtcgacgtgctcgagccCCACGCGCTCTTTACTGGCTTTTCGCGCGAGCTTCCGGGCAATACGCACGCGGAAGAGTgtgcgctcgagaagcTCGTGCGGTACTGCGGCCGCACGCCTGAAATGCGCAGCTCGCAGGCGGTGGCTCAGGCTGCAGGcaacgcgccgctcgagctcaTCATGTACACGACCATGGAACCGTGCTCGGAGCGCCTGAGTGGCAATGCTCCGTGCGTCGACCGGATCCTGCGCTTCAACGACAAGCCGCCGGTGACGACAGCCGCATggctcgccaaggccgctCAGGCGGCGCTTCCGGGCCACGGCACttcgtcgctcgagcacgccgaccgtACGCTGCGTCCTTTGCGTAttcagctcgtcgtgcaaggcgtgcgcgagccggAGGACTTTGTCCAGTGCCAGGGTCAGCGCAAgctccgcgacgccgacatCCACGTcacgtcggccgcgccgaagGGTGCGCCGGGTGCGCTGGGCCTCAGCGTGCCGAACCTTTCCTCAGTCTCGCTCCGTGTACGCAGCGGCAGTGCGACCGAGTGGCTCGAGGATGTGTGCCTGCGTATGGCCAAGAAGGGGCATGAATCATCATAG
- a CDS encoding uncharacterized protein (COG:O; EggNog:ENOG503P9EB) produces MACGICLEEYTAENRPAALPCGHVFHAPCVGDWIRSRAHGALQGGCPLCKKPAGTDEILALWPADAADFHQYVGAQHMGSVDGEQPVLDAACDLVAAMQTYAMAAHGLRAAPLGRVQHRVSEALRLGAIRDEDAVLALQNGMDALHDMVRHVEGISHTLAKAYTQTQQKAVALREEETVLRRAKDELKDEQNKIAAERHALRQKKKRAFQAAQALDERAATLDARESALEASQAQAQTRMQEAIANAKSASVDAVRRAALREEAAETKEAEAVARIRAAEEQASDAVQMLEAIRSRDQRMADQMRDLQKAVKRAQEKYRALREQNQRQDSERSAAEASYRRRIAQLEARSDAPDHSSSPPLVRRRSSSPSSDIALTPVTKKQALLEDLDDDAFPMPGGTLPTAPARKPLVPKNTPLPWSGSVVLGPRRRPT; encoded by the exons ATGGCGTGTGGGATCTGCCTGGAGGAGTACACGGCAGAGAACCGGCCGGCGGCACTTCCGTGCG GTCATGTATTTCACGCGCCATGCGTAGGCGACTGGatccgctcgcgcgcgcacggtgcACTCCAGGGAGGGTGCCCCCTGTGCAAGAAACCGGCAGGCACCGACGAGATCCTCGCGCTGTGGCCCGCAGACGCGGCCGACTTTCACCAGTAtgtcggtgcgcagcatATGGGATCGGTCGATGGCGAACAGCCGGTGCTTGACGCGGCATgcgacctcgtcgctgcgaTGCAGACGTATGCAAtggccgcgcacggcctccgcgccgcgccgctaGGACGCGTCCAGCACCGCGTGTCCgaagcgctgcgcctcggtgccATTCGCGATGAGGACGCAGTACTCGCATTACAGAATGGCATGGACGCGCTCCACGATATGGTGCGCCACGTCGAAGGCATTTCTCATACCCTAGCCAAGGCTTATACCCAGACGCAGCAAAAGGCGGTTGCCCTACGAGAAGAGGAAACggtcctgcgccgagcCAAGGACGAGCTTAAGGATGAGCAGAACAAGAttgcggccgagcggcatgcgctgcgccagaaAAAGAAGCGCGCTTTccaagcggcgcaggcgctggacgagcgAGCTgccacgctcgacgcacgcgagAGCGCGCTCGAAGCGAGTCAGGCGCAGGCACAAACGCGTATGCAAGAGGCCATTGCAAATGCGAAGAGCGCAAGTGTCGAcgctgtgcgccgcgccgccctccGTGAGGAAGCGGCCGAGaccaaagaggccgaggcggttGCGCGTAtccgcgcggccgaggagcaaGCGTCCGACGCGGTACagatgctcgaggcgatTCGCAGCCGCGATCAGCGCATGGCCGACCAGATGCGCGACCTGCAAAAAGCCGTCAAGCGCGCACAAGAAAAGtaccgtgcgctgcgcgagcaaAACCAGCGTCAGGACtcggagcgcagcgccgccgaagcCTCGTACAGGCGGCgcattgcgcagctcgaggcgcgctccGATGCTCCGGATCACAgttcgtcgccgccgctggtacgccgccgatcctcgtcgccgtcgagcgacaTTGCCCTTACTCCGGTCACCAAGAAGCAggccctgctcgaggacctgGACGACGATGCCTTTCCCATGcccggcggcacgctgccgaccgcgcctgcgcgcaaGCCGCTCGTACCCAAAAACACGCCATTGCCCTGGAGCGGATCTGTGGTGCTTGGACCACGCCGTAGGCCGACTTGA
- the LEU5 gene encoding coenzyme A transporter (EggNog:ENOG503NW5S; TransMembrane:3 (i89-109o166-188i280-305o); COG:C), producing the protein MPSSGREVQRASESRKKRDKRSWDYILRSGLAGGVAGCAAKTAIAPLDRVKILFQAANPDYQKYSAVKYMAYDALHLALMPTIQDETSARLFLAGSLSGVLSVFLTYPLELIRVRLAFDTKTHPHKNLRTIIATIYHEGATAVGPQGKPVEAVAPQLLNRYPVLKFYRGFTATVLGMIPYAGTSFLVFGRCKSLLYRTLLGQDTRGKPLEEWQGRKPIVSRTVVDLTAGALAGAISQAVSYPFEVIRRRQQVGGILRPSSMLTLRETIAWIYRTNGLRGFYIGLGIGYMKVVPMTAISFAVWSAMKRQLGL; encoded by the exons ATGCCGTCGAGCGGTAGGGAAGTGCAGCGTGCGAGCGAGTCGCGGAAAAAGCGCGACAAGCGTAGCTGGGATTATATCCTACGCAGTGGCTTAGCtggcggcgtcgcgggatgtgcg GCCAAAACAGCCATTGCCCCGCTGGACCGAGTCAAGATTCTGTTCCAGGCGGCGAATCCCGACTACCAAAAATATAGTG CGGTCAAGTACATGGCGTACGATGCCTtgcacctcgcgctcaTGCCCACCATTCAGGAcgagacgagcgcgcgcctctttctTGCAGGCTCACTCTCCGGCGTCCTGTCCGTCTTTCTTACCTACCCGTTGGAGCTAATCCGCGTGCGCCTTGCGTTTGATACCAAGACGCATCCGCACAAAAACCTGCGCACGATCATTGCCACGATCTATCATGAAGGCGCCACGGCGGTGGGGCCTCAAGGCAagccggtcgaggcggtcgcgccACAACTGCTGAACCGCTATCCTGTGCTCAAGTTTTACCGCGGCTTTACCGCGACCGTGCTGGGCATGATCCCATACGCAGGCACGTCGTTCCTGGTGTTTGGCCGGTGCAAGTCGCTGCTGTACCGCACGCTCCTTGGTCAAGATACGCGCGGCAAGCCACTCGAAGAGTGGCAGGGACGCAAGCCGATCGTCAGCCGCACGGTCGTCGACCTgaccgccggcgcgctcgcgggcgCAATTTCCCAGGCAGTCTCGTATCCTTTCGAGGTGAtccggcggcgccagcAGGTCGGCGGCATTTtgcggccgtcgagcatGCTGACGCTCCGCGAGACGATCGCGTGGATCTACCGCACGAATGGCTTGCGTGGCTTCTATATCGGCCTGGGGATCGGGTATATGAAAGTCGTACCGATGACTGCCATCAGCTTCGCCGTATGGTCGGCCATGAagcggcagctcggcctGTAA
- the srs2 gene encoding DNA helicase (COG:L; EggNog:ENOG503NUJR) produces MHDALRLQALSDSQRAAVTSAAERPLQILAGPGSGKTRVLTMRVAWLVLGGEERAPVAPHQCVVVTFTNKAAAEMRSRLNGLIGEENTRMLVLGTFHATCARYLRRHGHRIAIDTNFTIADMDDGKRIVKEVLDQYMDRLKEGSLTLKPEQALAEISKAKSKCLTPKMLAQVMPASSAVTKEYNAIIAAVYSDYQARLHENNALDFDDLLMRGAQLFREHPSVGSDIRHVLVDEFQDTNAVQYELMCLMASATGHVSVVGDPDQSIYSWRNAEVGNLEKMYSDFPGLHRVLLEENFRSTKAILDASLKLVRQDTERIDKGLFTSKGAGAPVSFRSFPSADLESEYIALEIQRHVLLAQPLLSYSDVCILLRYNALSRSLESALQRLRIPYRVMGGPKFFDRAEVKDLLAYLLLVDNKAYTPALLRIINVPRRGIGAKSIKDLAELAQKHNLAVLDCVDQMVDGNAALSAGIRPTVLQGLKKLGTTLRRLREAAHEGMPVPDLLQLLISEVDFEAHLKREEDYASRWENVQELISFAASCDTGMYDTQDSWGEGDGDERAPKRARKDMAPTPLRIFLENSMLASDTAAGVDGNEMVTISTCHAAKGLEWPVVFVPAVEEGIFPFYRSVTADEQREERRLLYVAMTRAATNLYLSHTRRRLVAGEWHSRTLSHFLAPLIPKARSGTQPPGAPRHQVVDWCFGVPDVSSAFQDVASVLQRPMPEQDTLSQNQAAYAASATARRLSEMHEDEMKPETKPSPPMYTSGPRPASSGFASALNSLGSSALSGTRQGNVRAANPLPSQLGKPGRSLGLRRGPSPAASSSGASFSRPSASDPTPPSRAGLSTPTLSKPDLSTPSLIRSAPRTLGTRRPMPKLDHEKRHD; encoded by the exons ATGCACGACGCGTTGCGCCTGCAGGCCTTGTCGGACTCGCAGCGGGCGGCGGTGACGAGCGCAGCGGAGCGCCCGCTGCAAATCCTCGCGGGTCCAGGGTCTGGCAAGACGCGAGTACTCAcgatgcgcgtcgcctGGCTCGTTCTtggcggcgaggagcgtgcgcccgtcgcgccaCACCagtgcgtcgtcgtcacCTTTACGAACAAGGCGGCAGCCgagatgcgctcgcgcctcAACGGGCTCATTGGTGAAGAGAATACGCGGATGCTGGTCCTTGGGACGTTccacgcgacgtgcgcgaggtacCTGCGGCGCCACGGGCACCGCATCGCGATCGATACCAACTTTACCATTGCCGACATGGACGATGG GAAACGCATCGTGAAAGAGGTGCTGGACCAGTACATGGACCGCCTCAAAGAGGGGTCGCTGACCCTCAAgcccgagcaggcgcttgcggaAATTTCCAAGGCCAAGTCCAAGTGCCTCACGCCAAAAATGCTCGCCCAAGTAAtgccggcctcgagcgccgtgacGAAGGAGTACAATGCAATCATCGCGGCGGTGTACTCAGACTaccaggcgcgcctgcacgaGAACAATGCGCTTGATTTTGATGACCTGCtcatgcgcggcgcacagctCTTTCGCGAGCATCCGTCGGTGGGCAGCGACATTCGGCACG TACTCGTCGACGAGTTCCAGGACACGAATGCCGTGCAGTACGAGCTAATGTGCCTGATGGCGTCCGCTACAGGGCATGTAAGTGTCGTCGGCGATCCCGATCAGAGCATCTACAGCTGGCGCAacgccgaggtcggcaACCTCGAAAAGATGTACAGCGACTTTCCTGGTTTGCACCGCGTCTTGCTCGAAGAGAACTTTCGCAGCACAAAGGCGAttctcgacgcgtcgctcaagctcgtgcgccaagacacggagcgcatcgacaAAGGCCTCTTTACCTCGAAAGGTGCCGGCGCACCCGTCTCCTTTCGCTCGTTTCCGTCGGCAGACCTCGAGTCGGAGTACATCGCGCTCGAAATTCAAAGGCATGTactgctcgcgcagccgctgctATCGTACTCGGACGTATGCATTCTTCTTCGCTACAACGCGCTAAGTCGCTCGCTCGAAAGTGCGCTACAGCGGCTGCGCATTCCCTACCGCGTCATGGGCGGACCCAAGTTCTTTGACCGCGCCGAAGTCAAGGACCTGCTTGCGTACCTCTTGCTGGTAGACAACAAGGCGTACACACCAGCTTTGCTGCGCATCATCAATGTCCCTCGCCGGGGTATCGGGGCCAAGAGCATCAAAGatcttgccgagctcgcgcagaaGCACAACCTTGCCGTGCTGGACTGCGTCGACCAGATGGTCGACGGCAATGCGGCACTTTCTGCCGGCATCCGTCCGACCGTCCTCCAGGGCCTGAAAAAGCTCGGCACGACCCTACGccggctgcgcgaggcggcgcacgaagGCATGCCGGTACCTGACCTCTTGCAGCTCCTCATTTCCGAGGTCGACTTTGAGGCACACCtcaagcgcgaggaggacTATGCGTCGCGCTGGGAAAACGTCCAAGAGCTGATTAGTTTTGCGGCGTCGTGCGATACGGGCATGTATGATACCCAGGACAGCTGGGGCGAAGGGGatggcgacgagcgcgcgccgaaaCGTGCACGCAAAGACatggcgccgacgccgctgcgcatctTTTTGGAAAACAGCATGCTGGCGTCCGATACGGCagccggcgtcgacggGAACGAGATGGTGACGATTTCGACGTGCCATGCGGCAAAAGGCCTCGAGTGGCCTGTCGTATTTGTGCCGGCGGTCGAAGAGGGAATCTTTCCCTTCTATCGGTCAGTCACGGcggacgagcagcgcgaagAACGGCGGCTCTTGTACGTTGCCATGacccgcgccgcgaccaATCTCTACTTGAGCCATacccgccgccgcctcgttgCGGGCGAGTGGCactcgcgcacgctcagTCACTTTCTTGCACCCCTCATTCCCAAAGCACGCTCGGGCACGCAGCCGCCCGGTGCACCTCGGCACCAGGTCGTGGACTGGTGCTTTGGCGTGCCAGACGTGAGCAGCGCGTTTCAAGACGTCGCATCGGTGCTCCAGCGCCCGATGCCTGAGCAAGACACGCTCAGCCAAAACCAGGCTGCGTacgctgcgtcagcgacGGCCCGACGCCTGTCAGAGATGCACGAAGACGAGATGAAGCCCGAGACGAAGCCTTCGCCGCCGATGTACACAAGTGGTCCCCGCCCCGCGTCGAGCGGATTTGCCTCTGCACTCAACTCGCtcggctcctcggccttgtcTGGTACGCGCCAAGGCAATGTGCGTGCGGCGAACCCGCTTCCGAgccagctcggcaagccGGGTCGCTCgcttggcctgcgccgcggcccatcgcccgcggcgtcctcgagcggcgcgtccttTTCACGTCCCTCGGCCAGCGAccccacgccgccgagccgagcggGCCTGTCGACCCCCACGCTGTCCAAGCCGGACCTCTCCACGCCCTCGCTGATCCggtctgcgccgcgcacgctcggcacacGGCGCCCGATGCCCAAGTTGGATCATGAAAAGCGGCATGACTAG